The genomic stretch GCACCGCGGCGCCGACGATCCCGGTGGCAGCTCCAGCCAGGGGCCTTGCTCCCGCACCCGGGCGAGCTCGAAGCGGGCGAGCTGAGAACGGTAGAAGGCGCTGCGCTCGTCTCGGCGTTCGGCCAGGGGGCGCTCGAGCTCGGCGGCGCGGTCAAAGTCTCCCAGTCGGTAGTGGAGGGTCGCCAGGGTGTCCTGGAGCTCCACCTCGCCGTCGGCGCCGGAGCCTGCTTCCTGCGCCGACGCCTTGAGCTGTTCCAGCGCTCGGCTCAGGGCGTCCCGGGAGGCGCGCAGCTCCGTCTCCGTCGCTTCCGGCCGGATGGCGCTGGTCCAGGCCGCGAAATTGACGATCTGTGGCGGCGTGTCCGGGTTGTCCAGCACCGCCATCTCCATCGCCGCCCGCTGCTCCGGAGTCGCGGTGAAAAAGCGCGCCAGCGTCCAGCCCTGGACGCCCAAGAAGAAGATCGCCAACCCAGCTCCCAGCACCGCCATTCCTTGGCGGTTGCGCTGCCGAAGGTGCAGCAGGTTCGGCTCCCCCAAGGCCAGGGCGCCGAGGAGCGCACCGGCCAGGAAACCGCCGGCGTGGGCGGCGTGGTCGACGTTGAAAAAGAGGGCGGGGAGCAGGAAGGCCGCCGGCAGGAGAATCCAGAAAAGCTTCGACGGGGCGGTGGGGAAGTCCTCCCGGCGCCGCCAGATGAAGACCGTGTACACCCCCAGTAGCCCGGCGAGGCCGGTGGAGGCGCCGAGGGAGAGCCACGGTTGGGTGATCCAGGTGCTGGCGGCGGCACCGGCGACGCAGGAGAGGCAGAAATAGGCGAGCCAGCGCCAGGAGCCCAGCAGCGGCTCCAGCAGTCGCCCCAGCAGCACCAGCCCCCAAACGTTGAGGCCGAGGTGCAGGAGCCCGCCGTGGAGCAGGTTGGCGGTGATCAGGCGCTGCCATTGGCCGGCGCCCACCAGGGTCGACGAGTTGGCCCCCAGGCCGAGGCTGAGAATGGGGTTGAACAAACCGCCGGAGACAACCTGGATGGCGAAGAGCAGGACCAGCAGGGCGCTGGTGGCCAGGGTGGCGGGGATGGGCGTTTTCTGGATGCGCTCCGCCAGCGCCGCCCGTCGGTCCATGGCCGCCAGTTGCTCCTCGCCGCCGGGGAGGTCGGCGATGCGCTGGCGGATGGAGTCGGCGATGCGCCGGGGAGCTTCGGGATCCTTGAAGAAGCGTCCCGGCAGGCCGGTGGCGGGAGCTCCCTCGACCCCCAGGATCAGCCGGTGCTCGCCCTGCTGTCGCCAGCAGTGAGCTACCCGCAGCTGGCTGTAGGGCACCCTCCGGAGCGCGGATTGGCCCTTACCGGCGGAACCGATGAACGGACCGCGGACGCCGTCATGGTGCAGCTCGATGGGGGGCAA from Acidobacteriota bacterium encodes the following:
- a CDS encoding rhomboid family intramembrane serine protease; the encoded protein is DPTPERFPLRPPRDPFAGVRRGIFHAVAAWILLLFILDSSGDQPLATQGGLDTLLYSLGAAAAWGLIMFLTYKQPTRLPPIELHHDGVRGPFIGSAGKGQSALRRVPYSQLRVAHCWRQQGEHRLILGVEGAPATGLPGRFFKDPEAPRRIADSIRQRIADLPGGEEQLAAMDRRAALAERIQKTPIPATLATSALLVLLFAIQVVSGGLFNPILSLGLGANSSTLVGAGQWQRLITANLLHGGLLHLGLNVWGLVLLGRLLEPLLGSWRWLAYFCLSCVAGAAASTWITQPWLSLGASTGLAGLLGVYTVFIWRRREDFPTAPSKLFWILLPAAFLLPALFFNVDHAAHAGGFLAGALLGALALGEPNLLHLRQRNRQGMAVLGAGLAIFFLGVQGWTLARFFTATPEQRAAMEMAVLDNPDTPPQIVNFAAWTSAIRPEATETELRASRDALSRALEQLKASAQEAGSGADGEVELQDTLATLHYRLGDFDRAAELERPLAERRDERSAFYRSQLARFELARVREQGPWLELPPGSSAPRCELQITNGERQATLVVPADLAGNALLVRGVILDGEAILGQFTARSGRWAAGANLSPPLPAYLETASDVQLLTVERPERTPGPEASWSFEATDPEVAELPGPGTSRPEAPSERPRQPTRRSP